The Candidatus Binatus sp. sequence TCTTGGTCTGGACGTCTCGCCCAAGGCGGGCGTCGGTTTTTTCGGGTTTAGCCGGGGAGGAATCCATTTTTGGCCGCCTGATGGACTTGCGATCAGTCATACGAATTCCCCCTACTCCAATACCTTAACATCTAGCATCCCCGCTCCTGCAGTTTTATTATAACCTCAGACGGACCAATAGGTTCCGGACGGCTGGAACTTTTTTCGATCTCGCGCATTGCCGAAGCTGTAGCTCGGATCAACGGATTGGGGAGGGTTTCGTGTCGACTACGCAGGTCGTAAGCCAGTATTTGCCATTTCTCCGCCGCTATGCCCGAGCCCTGTCGGGCAGCCAGCATTCGGGCGATGCCTATGTAACGGCGGTGCTGGAGATCCTGATTGAAGATCCCTCGGTCTTGGAGGGTGATGATTCGCCCCGGTTGATGCTCTACCGGATGTTGACGAAAATCTGGGGCTCGCTCGCCGTAAATGCCGCAGCCGATTCCAAGAAGCGCGGATCACCGGCCGAAAAGCGCCTCGGTCACCTCACGCCGCTCCCCCGTCAGGCTTTCCTGCTTGTCGCTTTGGAGGGATTCACCGAGGAAGAAGGCGCCAAGATCCTCGATGTGGACATCGCTAAATTTCGTCAGCTGGTCGAGGAAGCGGGCCGCGAGCTCGCCGCCGATATAGCGACCGACGTATTGATCATCGAGGACGAGCCCTTCATCGCGACGGATCTGGAACATCTGGTCGAGAGCCTTGGCCACAAGGTGATCGGCGTTGCGCGCACGCATACCGAGGCCGTTTCCATCGCCAAGGCCAAGCGCCCCGGTCTCATCCTCGCCGATATTCAGCTCGCCGACGGCAGTTCCGGCCTGGAGGCCGTCAACGAGCTGCTGCGCGCGTTAGAGGTACCGGTGATTTTCATCACCGCCTATCCGGAACGATTTCTGACGGGCGAGCGGCCCGAGCCGGCGTTCTTGATCCCGAAGCCTTTCCAACCGGCCACGGTGTCGGCGGTCGTCAGCCAAGCTCTCTTTTTCGAGCGCAAGGCCAAGCGTCCCCAAAAACGGGAGTCGGCCTGAAAGCGCGGCGATGTGGCGGACACGCGGGTCATTTGACCGGCGGGACTACCGCACCCGGTATGCGAGCATGATCGAAGATAAATTATGCCCGCTACGCGATGCTTCAGTTCACCGTCCGGAGCCAATTGTCGATCTGACGCTCCGCCTCGTCCTTCGCAACGCCATAGCGCGTCTGCAGCCGGCCGGCGAGCTCGGTCCGCTTGCCAGCGATGACATCAAGATCGTCGTTCGTGAGCTTGCCCCATTGCTGGGTGATCTTGCCGTTGAATTGTTTCCAGTTACCTTCGATGCGATCCCAGTTCATTGTCGTCTCCATAATTTGGCGATGATCATTGCAGGTCCAACGCAGCGCGGCTCGGGAAGTTCCAGCGCCCTCGGTCGCTGATAAAACAAGGGCGTAGCCTGCAACTCGCTGGCTACGCCCAAGGTGCCGGCCAAGCATCGGGGGGAAGGAGTTTCGGCCGGTCGCCATGTCAACACGCGAAGCTCGAACCGGTTCCACCGGCAGAACTTGAGGGGTTCGACAATTAGATGCCTATCGCCGCTACAATAGCCATTGATCCGCGCATCGACATGGCGGGACGACGCGTTCGTCTCGAGGCGGTGACAAGCCATGACTGAACTGCTCGACTGGGTAAGGGGACCGGCCATGACCGATCTGCTCGATCGGATTATCGGCGTCGCGCATTACCTCAACGAATACTCATTGTCATGGCAGTTGGATCTCGTCGCGCTCCGCGCGACATCGGACGTTTTGATCGCGATCTGCTGTTTGGCCATCCGCTTCGGCGTCATTCGGGCGATCCGCCGCCGGAAGGACCTTCAGAAAAAATACCTGTTTTTCACCGGGCTGTTCGGGACTTTAATTTTGGCTTTTGGATTCACGCATCTTTTTGACGCGGCCACGCTTTGGCAACCGCTGCATGGATTGCACGGTCTGGTCCAGGCGGTGACGGCCTTTGTTGCGCTCGCCACCGTTGCCGTCATGTGGCCGATGTTGCCCGAGTTGGCGCGGTTTCCTTCCACTCGTCAGTTGGCGGACGCCAAGGAACTGTTTCGAGACGAGACCGTGGCCCACGGTGCCACCCAAAGAGCGCTCGAAACGCTCCGGCAAGAACTCGAAGATCGCGTCAAGGAGCGGACAAAGGAGCTGGAGCTGGTACGGAAGCGGTTCGAAACCGCGCTGCGCAGCGCGCAAGTCTACGTGTTTTTCCAGGATCGAGAGCTTCGCTACACCTGGGTCTATGATCCGCGCGGCGTCGATCGGGAAAGCACCATGCTCGGGCGCACGGACGACGAGGTGCTCGCGTCCCCCGACAAACATGCCGTCACCGCGGTCAAGCGCAAGGTACTCGAAACCGGCACCTCCGAGATCGCCGAAGTGTCCTACATGATGCCCGAGGGCCGCGTCATGTTCTCGCTCCATATCGATCCCATCCTGGGTTCGGATGGCGCAGTCGACAGCATCATGTGCGTCGCAATCGACATTACCCGCATTCGTTCGCTCGAACGCGAGCAACGCCGCCTGACCGAAGAGCTCAGAACGGAGCTCCAGCGATATGAGACTGCGCTACAGAGATCCAACGTAACGGTGTTCACCCAGGATCGAAGCCTGCGTTATACGTCGATCAGCAATCCGATGTTCGGGCTAGCAATCGAAAAGATCATTGGCCGTACCGATGACGATATTCTGCCGACCGAAGCCGGGGCCGCGGTCATCGCACTGAAGCGGGAGGCGCTCACAAGCGGTGTCGCCAGGGACAAAGAGGTCCGCATCAACGACGGATCGAAAGATCGCTGGTACGATTTTCACATCGAGCCGCTTCGCGACGTGGCCAGCGGCATCGTCGGGTTGACCTCCGCCGCGGTGGACGTCACCGAACGCAAGGAGGGCGAGGCGCATTTACGTCTGCTGATGCGGGAACTGACCCACCGTTCGAAGAATCTGCTCGCGGTAATTCAAGCCATGGCGCGCCAGACGGCGCGACATACCGGAACGATCGAGGAATTTCTCGACCGGTTTAGCGCGCGGCTGCAGGCACTCGCAAGATCGCATGATCTCTTGGTGCAGGAAGGCTGGTACGGCGCATCGCTCTCGGAATTGGTACGCGCCGAAGTGGGTCATTATGTCGACGGAAACGAACCTCAGATCTCGATCGAAGGGCCGGCCCTTTTGTTGACGCCCGAAGCGGCACAGAGCCTCGGGCTTGCGCTGCATGAGCTCGCCACCAATGCGGTCAAATATGGTGCGCTGTCCGTGCCGGCGGGACGCGTGGCAATTACGTGGCAACAAAGACCCGAACCGGAAGGCGGTGGGATCGAGATCATCTGGGCCGAAAGCGGCGGGCCGGCCGTCGTTGCACCCAAGCGGCGCGGATTTGGAACCCAGGTGATCGAGCGCAATCTCGCCCGCTCGCTGGAAACCGAGGTGAATTTGAAATTCGAGAAGGCCGGCGCCCGCTGTCGAATCATCATTCCCGCCGCGCATATTTCCGGCACTCGCTGAATCGATGAAGCCGCCGATCCAGGGAACTTTCACCCCGGGTGAGCGTTGATATGCGGGTCGGCATTCTTGCTGCCGCCGATCCATGCATACGGGAGAAATCCGATGATCCGACTTGCCGCAATGATTGCAGGGGGGCTCGTAGCGACCGTTCTGACCGGTGTGATCGCGAGTCTGATGGGTCCGACGAGTCTCCTGGCTCCCTCCTACAAGAGGGACCAATCGATGCCCATGTTGAAAATGGTCCAACCCCTCGTCGCCAATTCCGTCGATCGTTTGCGCAAGGGCGACCGCGTGGCGCCGGCGCATCAAGCGAATAATGACGAATCGAAGAACTCGAAGATTGCGGTGATTGCGGTCGTCGAAGTCGTCGGTATTCGCGATGCCGCCATCGTTTATCGCGACCGCAGCGGGCGCGAGCTGTTTCGCACCGATCCGGTGGCCAATGTCACGATCGTCACAAAGGGTTTGCTGTTGCCCCAGGTCACCATTCGGGAAAGCAAGCAATCCGAGGTGGAGCAAGTACCCGTTGCGGCCCAGCGTCCGGAGGTTTCGCCGGAGCTCACGGAGGGGTGCGAGACGGTCGTCAGCCCGTTCATGGCGCCGTCACTCTCTCACCTCGTTGGTCGCTGCCTTGCTTTGGCAAAAACCGATTCGAAATACGCAGCGGCCTTGCGCTGAAAATATCGCAGGGCGAAGTCGATATCGAACAAGCGAAAATCGCACCTTTGGATGAATTCGAGCATCCGGCGAAGGTGATCGAATCGGGCGCAATCCGCGCGCAAAGGCGCGGAGTGCGCTCAGCCACAACGACCGGCGCGGAGCGGGGGTTTATTGCAGCCCCGCCACCCAGTTCGCCGGCGCGCTTGGAACGGTAATAGCCTTCTTGCTCGTGCTGTCCGGGCCAAACACGACCACCGCCAGCAGACCGAGAATGGCGATACAGCCGGTCCCCCTAGGGATTTTAAGTGTTTCAGGTCTAGCATAAGTCACTGATATAACGTGGTAATATCCAAGAAAACACTTCTATGTGAAAATAATTGTAAGCCTTACGGAACTTTAGCTCCCGGTGCGAGTTATATCCCATGCCCTGATAGCGAGAGGGCTCTGATAGCCGTGATACTGGCAGGAAGAGTTCTGATAACCGCGATTGCTAGTTGTCACGGCAGGAAGAGTTCTGATGGCCGTGATACTGATCGTCGAAGATGATGTGTTTATCCGCGAAATAGCGGAGATGATGATTCAAGACTGGGGTCACCGCACACTTTCGGCCAGCGACGTAGACGAGGCGCTTTCACTCCTACGTTCCCCTCAACACATTGACGCACTTTTTACCGACATCTATCTCAAAACAGCGGTCCTTGGCGGGTGTGAACTTGCACACCAGGCCATCAAGCTTCGGCCGAAATTACGTGTGCTTTACACGACAGGCAATTCCGTTACCGAAAAAATGAAAGCTCTATTTGTTGAAGGCACACACTTCCTTCGTAAGCCGTACACGCAACATCAGCTCCAAGACTCCGTGAAAGACCTGCTCGCAGCGTAATTCTGAAGTCGCGCAATCTATCCGCTAAGTGGGACGAGTACAAGTTACCGGGGGCAACATAATGTTTCATGGAAACGACGCGAGGAGGACGCGGATCGGCGTCTCCGAGGATACCTACAACACCTCGCGCAAACAGGCGGAAGAGACGCTGCTCAAGGCCGGCGCCCTGCAGCGCGCGATTTTCAACAGCGCCAACTT is a genomic window containing:
- a CDS encoding response regulator, with translation MSTTQVVSQYLPFLRRYARALSGSQHSGDAYVTAVLEILIEDPSVLEGDDSPRLMLYRMLTKIWGSLAVNAAADSKKRGSPAEKRLGHLTPLPRQAFLLVALEGFTEEEGAKILDVDIAKFRQLVEEAGRELAADIATDVLIIEDEPFIATDLEHLVESLGHKVIGVARTHTEAVSIAKAKRPGLILADIQLADGSSGLEAVNELLRALEVPVIFITAYPERFLTGERPEPAFLIPKPFQPATVSAVVSQALFFERKAKRPQKRESA
- a CDS encoding CsbD family protein produces the protein MNWDRIEGNWKQFNGKITQQWGKLTNDDLDVIAGKRTELAGRLQTRYGVAKDEAERQIDNWLRTVN
- a CDS encoding sensor histidine kinase, coding for MTELLDWVRGPAMTDLLDRIIGVAHYLNEYSLSWQLDLVALRATSDVLIAICCLAIRFGVIRAIRRRKDLQKKYLFFTGLFGTLILAFGFTHLFDAATLWQPLHGLHGLVQAVTAFVALATVAVMWPMLPELARFPSTRQLADAKELFRDETVAHGATQRALETLRQELEDRVKERTKELELVRKRFETALRSAQVYVFFQDRELRYTWVYDPRGVDRESTMLGRTDDEVLASPDKHAVTAVKRKVLETGTSEIAEVSYMMPEGRVMFSLHIDPILGSDGAVDSIMCVAIDITRIRSLEREQRRLTEELRTELQRYETALQRSNVTVFTQDRSLRYTSISNPMFGLAIEKIIGRTDDDILPTEAGAAVIALKREALTSGVARDKEVRINDGSKDRWYDFHIEPLRDVASGIVGLTSAAVDVTERKEGEAHLRLLMRELTHRSKNLLAVIQAMARQTARHTGTIEEFLDRFSARLQALARSHDLLVQEGWYGASLSELVRAEVGHYVDGNEPQISIEGPALLLTPEAAQSLGLALHELATNAVKYGALSVPAGRVAITWQQRPEPEGGGIEIIWAESGGPAVVAPKRRGFGTQVIERNLARSLETEVNLKFEKAGARCRIIIPAAHISGTR
- a CDS encoding response regulator; this translates as MAVILIVEDDVFIREIAEMMIQDWGHRTLSASDVDEALSLLRSPQHIDALFTDIYLKTAVLGGCELAHQAIKLRPKLRVLYTTGNSVTEKMKALFVEGTHFLRKPYTQHQLQDSVKDLLAA